In one Mucilaginibacter ginsenosidivorax genomic region, the following are encoded:
- a CDS encoding nucleoside deaminase, producing MRYINFEDEPAISPDDFFMGEALKEARYALEEDEIPIGAIVTYGGKIIGRGHNLTERLNDVSAHAEMQALTAAANSMGGKYLQGCTLYVTMEPCVMCAGASYWFQVARIVFGAYDVKLGFGRLNQKITHPKTIITGGIRENECSELVKNFFRSKRK from the coding sequence ATGAGGTATATAAATTTCGAAGACGAGCCCGCCATATCCCCCGACGATTTTTTTATGGGCGAAGCCTTAAAAGAGGCCCGGTATGCCCTGGAGGAAGATGAAATCCCTATCGGCGCTATAGTAACCTACGGCGGCAAGATCATTGGCCGTGGCCATAACCTTACCGAGCGCCTTAACGATGTATCGGCCCATGCAGAAATGCAGGCACTTACAGCGGCGGCAAATTCAATGGGTGGTAAATACCTGCAGGGCTGTACCCTATACGTAACTATGGAACCGTGTGTAATGTGTGCCGGGGCATCCTACTGGTTCCAGGTAGCGCGGATAGTGTTTGGCGCTTATGATGTAAAGCTGGGCTTTGGCAGGCTTAACCAAAAAATAACCCACCCCAAAACCATAATCACCGGCGGTATTCGTGAAAATGAATGCTCAGAACTGGTGAAGAATTTTTTCAGGAGCAAGAGGAAGTAG
- a CDS encoding metallophosphoesterase, which translates to MRLQIASDLHLEFPENVEYIKKNPLKVTGEILLLAGDVMPLKLIDKHQDFFSFIADNYQQTYWVPGNHEYYNFDMANRTGAFSEAIRPNVTLLNNTSIRLKNSRLHFTTLWSNIGASNAWYIERGLMDFHAIRFEGQRLSAQQYNRMHAGCVAYLHSCFDKMPGSNEGEKNIIITHHVPTFLNYPAEYAGSPLNDAFATNLDHLITAFDADYWVYGHNHAGTGHFTLGKTQLVTNQLGYVRHREHGAFNTARVISLDE; encoded by the coding sequence ATGCGTTTACAAATAGCATCCGATCTTCATTTAGAATTTCCTGAAAATGTGGAGTACATAAAGAAGAACCCATTGAAAGTAACCGGGGAGATCCTCTTGCTTGCGGGCGACGTTATGCCCTTAAAACTGATAGATAAACACCAGGATTTTTTCAGTTTTATAGCCGATAACTACCAGCAAACCTATTGGGTTCCGGGCAACCACGAGTATTACAATTTCGATATGGCTAACCGTACCGGTGCTTTCTCCGAAGCTATCCGTCCTAACGTAACGCTGCTAAACAATACAAGCATCCGGCTAAAAAATAGCCGACTGCATTTTACTACCTTATGGTCAAACATCGGGGCATCAAACGCGTGGTACATCGAACGGGGCTTAATGGATTTTCACGCCATCAGGTTTGAAGGCCAGCGCTTATCGGCACAACAATATAACCGGATGCATGCCGGGTGCGTAGCGTATCTGCATAGCTGCTTTGACAAAATGCCCGGCAGCAACGAGGGCGAAAAAAACATCATCATTACCCACCATGTGCCAACATTTTTGAATTATCCTGCTGAGTACGCCGGCAGCCCGCTGAATGACGCATTTGCAACCAACCTTGACCATTTAATTACCGCCTTTGATGCCGATTATTGGGTATACGGGCACAACCATGCAGGCACCGGCCATTTTACGCTCGGTAAAACCCAACTGGTAACAAACCAGCTTGGCTACGTACGGCACCGTGAGCATGGCGCTTTTAATACCGCAAGGGTGATTAGCCTGGACGAATAA
- a CDS encoding zinc-dependent metalloprotease, which produces MKKNPVAGQFMRGTALILTVLAASCATKKQTANQTLTLKTTAGPGGTTATATVGAPKKEGIKKFSDLITGKIKADSGLFNTYKVDGKYYYEIPDSLLVREMLVVTRYVKTPAGLRTFGQQYGGEQLNEQVWKWERHDKQVFIRVPSYSVRADSTSDMYQSVKNSNLDAVLASFDIKAFNKDTTGVLVDVTDFYNGDIAAIGLSDDVKKAYKISGVDGARSYIDTIKSFPINLEARTLKTYRSGESPTDNSNGAVTFELNTSMVLLPKTPMKPRISDARVGFFGQRQTDYGTDKQKSEVTAYIHRWKLEPKDPAAYAKGQLVEPKKQIVYYIDPATPKKWVPYLIAGINDWNKAFEAAGFKNAIIGKEAPTKKQDPEFSTEDARYSVIRYFASDVENAYGPHVSDPRSGEILESHVGWYHNVMNLLRDWYLIQTAAVNPAARKAQFTDEQMGELIRFVSSHEIGHTLGLPHNFGSSYAYAVDSLRSKSFTDKHGTAPSIMDYARFNYIAQPGDNVTHLYPQIGEYDLWAVKWGYSWFPGNKTADQEKDILADWTNKKAGNPLYYFGRQGTSIDPRLQNEDLGDNAMKASTYGIANLKRILPNLEKWTYQKNEDYGDVSELYNEVLGQYYRYMGHVTTNIGGMNENFKTYDQKGPVYDFVGKGLQHDAVEFLNKQIFATPYWLIDKAELGKFDNGVMYNRIKGMQVAVLGNVLSQSRLARMYDNEAKNGTAAYTVAELLNDLRPAIFAAGKPDAFKRNLQRGYVENLRSLLTDDFRGFPGFPPQVLASFGLTPINMALSDIRPMVRAELKKIDAGLPKGGDALTAAHYADLKLRIKEALNPTRPIVNLPGGGVIRGINGEEMPKENTGKGYLNCWPRTNVDN; this is translated from the coding sequence ATGAAGAAAAACCCTGTGGCAGGCCAGTTTATGCGCGGCACTGCATTAATTTTAACCGTTTTGGCTGCCTCCTGCGCCACAAAAAAACAAACGGCAAATCAAACTTTAACCCTTAAAACAACAGCCGGCCCCGGTGGTACAACTGCTACCGCAACCGTTGGCGCCCCTAAAAAAGAGGGTATTAAGAAATTCAGCGACCTGATTACAGGTAAGATAAAGGCTGATAGCGGATTGTTTAATACTTATAAGGTTGATGGTAAGTATTATTATGAAATTCCGGATTCGTTACTAGTTCGCGAAATGCTTGTTGTAACCCGCTATGTAAAAACTCCGGCCGGTTTAAGAACATTTGGTCAGCAATACGGTGGCGAACAACTTAACGAACAGGTTTGGAAATGGGAGCGCCATGATAAGCAGGTTTTTATTCGTGTACCCAGCTATAGCGTAAGGGCCGATAGCACATCTGACATGTATCAATCGGTTAAAAACTCAAACCTTGATGCAGTTTTAGCCTCTTTTGATATCAAGGCTTTTAATAAAGATACTACCGGGGTTTTAGTTGATGTAACTGATTTTTACAATGGCGATATTGCCGCGATAGGTTTATCGGACGATGTTAAAAAGGCCTATAAAATTTCAGGGGTTGATGGCGCACGGTCTTACATAGATACTATCAAAAGCTTCCCTATTAACCTGGAAGCGCGCACGTTAAAAACTTACCGCTCGGGCGAGTCGCCAACGGATAATTCAAACGGCGCAGTAACATTTGAGTTAAATACATCAATGGTATTATTGCCAAAAACACCAATGAAACCACGCATCAGCGATGCCAGGGTTGGTTTTTTTGGCCAGCGCCAAACTGATTATGGTACTGATAAACAAAAATCGGAAGTTACGGCCTATATCCACCGCTGGAAACTGGAGCCAAAAGACCCGGCAGCTTATGCCAAAGGACAACTGGTTGAACCTAAAAAGCAAATTGTTTATTACATTGACCCCGCCACACCAAAAAAATGGGTGCCATACTTAATTGCCGGTATAAACGACTGGAATAAGGCATTTGAAGCCGCGGGTTTTAAAAATGCCATTATAGGTAAAGAGGCGCCTACAAAAAAGCAGGATCCTGAATTTAGTACCGAAGATGCACGCTATAGCGTTATCCGTTACTTTGCTTCTGATGTTGAAAATGCATACGGCCCGCATGTATCCGACCCGCGAAGCGGCGAAATATTAGAAAGCCATGTTGGCTGGTACCATAATGTAATGAACCTGCTGCGCGATTGGTACCTGATACAAACAGCAGCTGTTAACCCGGCCGCACGCAAGGCCCAGTTTACCGACGAGCAAATGGGCGAGTTGATTCGTTTTGTATCATCGCATGAAATTGGCCACACGCTTGGCTTGCCCCACAATTTTGGTTCAAGCTATGCTTATGCTGTCGATTCGTTGCGTTCAAAATCGTTTACGGATAAGCATGGTACCGCGCCATCAATTATGGATTATGCGCGTTTTAACTATATAGCCCAGCCTGGCGATAATGTAACGCACCTTTATCCGCAAATTGGGGAGTACGACCTTTGGGCTGTAAAATGGGGTTATAGCTGGTTCCCCGGCAATAAAACTGCCGACCAGGAGAAAGATATACTGGCCGACTGGACAAATAAAAAAGCCGGCAACCCTCTGTATTACTTTGGCCGCCAGGGCACATCAATTGACCCGCGCCTGCAAAATGAAGATTTGGGCGATAACGCAATGAAGGCAAGTACCTATGGTATTGCCAACCTGAAACGTATTTTGCCAAACCTTGAAAAATGGACCTACCAAAAAAATGAAGACTATGGCGATGTAAGCGAGCTTTACAACGAAGTTTTGGGCCAGTATTACCGTTATATGGGCCATGTAACCACCAACATTGGCGGCATGAACGAAAATTTTAAAACGTACGATCAAAAAGGCCCGGTATATGATTTTGTAGGTAAAGGCCTGCAGCATGATGCCGTGGAATTTTTAAATAAACAAATATTTGCTACACCTTATTGGCTTATTGATAAAGCCGAACTGGGCAAGTTTGATAATGGTGTAATGTATAACCGCATTAAAGGAATGCAGGTAGCGGTGCTTGGCAATGTACTTAGCCAATCAAGACTGGCCCGTATGTATGATAACGAAGCCAAAAATGGCACAGCTGCTTACACCGTAGCCGAATTGCTGAACGACCTGCGCCCGGCTATTTTTGCTGCCGGTAAGCCAGATGCGTTTAAACGCAATTTACAGCGCGGGTATGTGGAAAATCTAAGGAGTTTATTGACCGATGATTTCAGGGGCTTCCCGGGCTTCCCGCCGCAGGTATTGGCTTCGTTTGGATTGACACCAATTAATATGGCATTATCAGATATAAGGCCTATGGTGCGTGCCGAGCTAAAGAAAATTGACGCCGGCTTACCAAAGGGAGGCGACGCATTAACTGCCGCGCATTATGCTGATTTAAAGCTACGCATAAAAGAAGCATTGAATCCAACAAGGCCAATAGTTAACTTGCCTGGCGGTGGAGTTATACGTGGCATTAATGGCGAAGAAATGCCGAAAGAAAATACCGGCAAAGGATACCTTAATTGCTGGCCAAGAACAAATGTGGATAACTAA
- a CDS encoding tRNA-binding protein, translating into METITWHNFEQVELRAGTILEAIDFPEARKPAFKVRVDFGEFGIKWSSAQITKHYTKENLVGRQILGVINFPKKQIGKFMSEFLVTGLADENGDIVLAAVDKPVPNGSKLI; encoded by the coding sequence ATGGAAACCATCACCTGGCATAATTTTGAGCAAGTAGAGTTGCGGGCAGGTACTATATTAGAAGCTATCGATTTCCCCGAGGCACGTAAACCGGCTTTTAAAGTAAGGGTTGATTTTGGCGAATTTGGCATCAAATGGTCGAGCGCGCAAATTACCAAACACTATACAAAGGAAAACCTTGTAGGAAGGCAAATTTTAGGGGTGATAAATTTCCCCAAAAAACAAATAGGCAAATTCATGTCGGAGTTCCTGGTAACCGGCCTTGCCGACGAAAATGGTGATATTGTACTGGCAGCCGTTGATAAACCTGTGCCCAACGGCAGTAAACTGATTTAA
- a CDS encoding superoxide dismutase, translated as MAFTLPALSYATDALEPHIDKLTMEIHHGKHHQAYVTNLNKALEGKPEADSSIEDIIKNISKFAPAVRNNGGGHYNHTLFWTLLSPNGGGEPTGALAAAITSTFGSIADLKTKVNEAGATRFGSGWAWLIVTADKKLAVTSTPNQDNPLMDIAEVKGTPILGIDVWEHAYYLKYQNRRPDYLTGIWSVINWAHVAELYAKAIA; from the coding sequence ATGGCATTTACACTACCGGCGTTATCCTACGCTACCGATGCATTGGAACCGCACATTGATAAACTGACCATGGAAATTCACCATGGCAAACATCACCAGGCTTATGTTACTAATTTAAATAAAGCCCTTGAAGGTAAGCCGGAAGCTGATAGCAGCATTGAGGATATCATCAAAAATATTTCAAAATTTGCGCCTGCTGTACGTAATAATGGTGGCGGCCACTACAACCACACCCTGTTCTGGACTTTACTTTCACCAAATGGTGGCGGCGAACCTACAGGCGCTTTAGCTGCTGCAATTACCAGCACTTTTGGTTCAATTGCCGATTTAAAAACTAAAGTTAACGAAGCTGGTGCAACCCGCTTTGGATCTGGCTGGGCATGGTTAATTGTTACTGCTGATAAAAAACTGGCTGTAACATCAACCCCTAACCAGGATAACCCATTGATGGACATTGCCGAAGTAAAAGGCACCCCAATTTTAGGTATCGATGTTTGGGAACATGCCTATTACCTTAAATATCAAAACCGCCGTCCTGATTATTTAACAGGCATCTGGAGCGTGATTAACTGGGCACACGTTGCCGAACTTTATGCAAAAGCGATAGCTTAA
- a CDS encoding ferredoxin--NADP reductase, which translates to MTTDILKLKVEQIKWEAPDTATFYLSNTPGKPVLHKAGQFLTLIFNHRNEEIRRSYSLSSSPDEPLLSITIKRISNGEISRFMLTKIKAGDVLNALAPAGRFTVSNYQQDKSILFFAGGSGITPIFSQLKYILNRPGKSRLTLIYSNQDAGSVLFKSELDLLATLHPGRFKIIHLLSSEANRLNADRVESLTRQLAPSGLGNAEFYLCGPFPYMRMIRFALVYMGIDPKQIRRENFVLETVAVSATATIFAPRNIRIKFNGELHDLPVGENQSILQAALQNNLPLPYSCRNGVCSTCTARCITGKVEMVKNDVLTNADQAAGLILTCTGHPVTDNVEITFE; encoded by the coding sequence ATGACCACTGATATACTGAAGCTTAAAGTTGAACAGATAAAATGGGAAGCCCCCGATACGGCTACCTTTTACCTGTCCAATACACCCGGCAAGCCTGTACTACACAAAGCCGGACAATTCCTCACACTGATATTTAATCATCGCAACGAGGAAATCCGCCGGTCATATTCTTTAAGTTCCTCGCCAGACGAGCCTTTGCTTTCCATCACCATAAAGCGTATCAGTAACGGCGAAATCTCGCGCTTTATGCTCACCAAAATAAAAGCCGGCGATGTGCTTAATGCCCTGGCACCGGCAGGCAGGTTTACGGTAAGTAACTATCAACAAGACAAATCCATACTCTTTTTTGCAGGCGGTAGTGGCATTACTCCCATATTCTCGCAGCTAAAATATATCCTGAACCGACCGGGCAAAAGCAGGCTTACGCTTATTTACAGCAACCAGGATGCTGGCTCCGTACTATTTAAAAGCGAACTTGACCTGCTTGCCACCCTTCACCCCGGCAGATTTAAAATCATTCACCTACTGAGCAGTGAAGCCAACCGCCTGAATGCCGACAGGGTTGAAAGTTTAACCCGGCAATTGGCACCCTCAGGCCTGGGCAATGCCGAATTTTACCTCTGCGGGCCATTTCCATACATGCGGATGATTCGCTTTGCGCTGGTGTATATGGGAATTGACCCTAAGCAGATCCGCAGGGAAAACTTTGTTTTAGAGACTGTCGCGGTATCTGCTACCGCCACTATTTTTGCTCCCCGTAATATCAGGATCAAATTCAACGGCGAACTTCATGACCTGCCCGTGGGCGAAAACCAGTCTATTTTGCAGGCCGCCCTGCAAAACAACCTGCCCCTGCCCTACAGCTGCCGCAACGGGGTATGCTCCACCTGTACAGCCAGGTGCATTACCGGAAAAGTAGAAATGGTAAAAAACGACGTGCTCACCAATGCCGACCAGGCCGCCGGCCTCATCCTTACCTGCACAGGCCACCCGGTTACTGACAATGTGGAAATTACTTTTGAATGA
- a CDS encoding DUF4397 domain-containing protein, with the protein MKQIFTQRAGMIGMICLLAVSLTSCLKNDDNHQYIAPKIALVSAINASPDAQPVDFFLDQNRANNFYIPSGESLDYINAYTGKRTITFYVGNSSQKIISDTATFAANKLYSVFLANVVSTPAILVIPDSVGVPDEGKAGIRFVNLSPDNQALDLVVKGGATLASAKTYKQYTPFVTVTGGSTYTFEIHKAGTATVLYTLTDVRIKNKTLNTIWVQGLSAATDTKKLTVHAQENVYYY; encoded by the coding sequence ATGAAGCAAATTTTTACACAAAGGGCAGGCATGATCGGGATGATATGTTTGCTTGCGGTTTCTTTAACATCGTGCCTTAAAAACGACGATAACCACCAATACATAGCGCCCAAAATAGCTTTGGTTTCGGCAATCAACGCCTCGCCCGATGCGCAGCCGGTTGATTTTTTCCTCGACCAGAACCGGGCCAATAACTTTTACATCCCAAGCGGCGAAAGTTTGGATTACATTAATGCCTATACCGGCAAACGCACCATCACATTTTACGTAGGCAATAGCAGCCAAAAAATCATCAGCGATACGGCTACTTTTGCAGCCAATAAACTTTATTCGGTATTTTTGGCTAACGTGGTAAGCACGCCTGCCATACTGGTTATCCCCGACTCGGTAGGCGTACCGGATGAAGGCAAAGCCGGCATCCGCTTTGTTAACCTGAGTCCCGATAACCAGGCGCTCGACCTGGTTGTTAAAGGCGGCGCTACCCTGGCATCGGCAAAAACCTACAAACAATACACCCCGTTTGTAACCGTTACCGGCGGCAGCACCTACACCTTCGAAATTCATAAGGCCGGTACAGCTACCGTATTGTATACCCTTACCGATGTGCGCATCAAAAACAAAACCCTCAATACCATCTGGGTGCAGGGCCTCTCGGCAGCTACCGATACAAAAAAGCTGACCGTCCATGCCCAGGAGAATGTATATTATTATTAG
- a CDS encoding D-alanyl-D-alanine carboxypeptidase/D-alanyl-D-alanine-endopeptidase produces the protein MRGTTFTFLITICGLLLGSCSIQSHSINKRNIKKQFEQSQVSNDHFTGFALYDMDQKKMVFELNSDKYFTPASNTKLFTFYTCLKMLGDSIPALKYEMHHDSLVFWGTGDPSFLHSDLKGVNGFNFLKNSSKSLYWSATGYTGKIFGPGWGWDDYNDDYQQELSAFPIEDNEVFLYGDADGNLQVKPQYFKRFLTRDPDFKPAGFKLQRDLLTNRFAYPQTDIPKKFNQLVPWKTSDMLTKELLEDTLKKPVYLTYLPISSSAKTIYNANADSVYRRMLQPSDNFIAEQLLLVCSSVKFNMLNTDSVINYSKKNFLNDLPDEPQWVDGSGLSRYNLFTPRSMVKLLCKIADEVKNDTLLHSLMPAGGLTGTIKNAYKTDGGKAFVWAKTGSLSNNHNQSGYLVTRKGKRLAFAFMNNNFTRPNKDIRGEMVRVMTWIHETY, from the coding sequence ATGCGGGGCACAACATTTACATTTCTGATAACAATTTGCGGTTTATTATTGGGGAGTTGCAGTATTCAAAGCCATTCCATCAATAAACGGAATATTAAAAAGCAGTTTGAACAATCGCAGGTTTCCAATGATCATTTTACCGGTTTTGCTTTATACGATATGGATCAAAAAAAGATGGTATTTGAGTTAAATTCTGATAAATATTTTACCCCGGCATCAAACACCAAACTGTTTACTTTTTACACCTGCCTTAAAATGCTGGGCGATTCGATACCTGCATTAAAGTACGAAATGCACCATGATTCACTGGTGTTTTGGGGCACCGGCGACCCATCTTTTTTACACAGCGACCTGAAGGGGGTTAATGGTTTTAACTTTTTAAAGAACAGCAGTAAAAGCCTGTATTGGTCGGCCACCGGTTATACGGGTAAAATTTTTGGCCCCGGCTGGGGATGGGATGATTATAATGACGATTACCAACAGGAACTAAGCGCTTTCCCGATAGAAGATAACGAAGTATTTTTATATGGCGATGCCGATGGTAACCTACAGGTAAAACCGCAATATTTTAAAAGATTTTTAACCCGCGACCCCGATTTTAAGCCTGCCGGATTTAAATTACAGCGCGACCTGTTAACTAACCGGTTTGCCTATCCGCAAACAGACATTCCAAAAAAATTCAACCAACTGGTACCCTGGAAAACAAGCGACATGCTTACAAAGGAATTGTTGGAAGATACCTTAAAAAAGCCTGTTTACTTAACGTACCTGCCCATCAGCAGCTCGGCTAAAACCATTTATAATGCCAACGCCGATTCTGTATATCGCCGGATGCTGCAGCCAAGCGATAATTTTATTGCCGAACAATTGTTGCTGGTTTGCTCGTCGGTAAAGTTTAATATGCTAAACACCGATTCGGTGATCAATTATTCGAAGAAGAACTTTTTAAATGATTTACCCGATGAGCCGCAATGGGTAGATGGATCGGGACTTTCGCGCTACAACCTATTTACCCCGCGCAGCATGGTAAAATTACTTTGCAAAATTGCCGACGAAGTTAAAAATGACACCCTGCTGCATAGCCTGATGCCCGCCGGAGGGCTAACCGGCACCATTAAAAATGCTTATAAAACAGATGGCGGAAAGGCCTTTGTTTGGGCCAAAACCGGGTCGTTATCCAACAATCATAATCAAAGCGGCTACCTGGTAACCCGCAAAGGAAAGCGCCTGGCTTTCGCTTTCATGAACAACAATTTTACCCGGCCAAATAAAGATATCAGGGGCGAAATGGTGAGGGTGATGACATGGATACATGAAACGTATTAA
- a CDS encoding DUF3863 domain-containing protein produces MDRRAFVKTSAITGAGLIAGPQFLKGFAAPVNSAAAPLALNGNRFVTFCIMVRTTPWEVSRDVKLHPRDEANWHTLAGVKAMREAFAKNNPDGRLTWGFTLNALEDKRKNYAEIRAYTVECQQKYGDEVSYFPGYFPAMYLPRERINKEMTEAIQIITNFVGKGYRPQAIMGGFLSADNLKYLAVHENIHAAHAVIWSQFNIDGGGADGSPSYPFYPSTEHFCKPAQGSTDFIDCVNLDGWTMDFICARRSGAIGQKIDGYNSRRGVGPLETYVGWGLDLGHREVMHTQSVHFDRGFELNKFGWVTNIWEAQLVYEMGKDLICNALEMWVTDTKKRWPDTHFITFGEYGNIWRNQNKNNNQLNYRFEERGSGLGDSYNNLEIKWYMNKEFRLATLRDWHLNTAPKVIDFTRYDLKATEPADPSPAHPVKNWSLINVLNQKDTRPQDAPKLVKGLDKPSQDLIARYYPEVMV; encoded by the coding sequence ATGGATAGACGTGCTTTTGTCAAAACATCGGCCATTACGGGGGCCGGTTTAATTGCTGGTCCGCAGTTTTTAAAGGGTTTTGCTGCGCCTGTTAACAGTGCGGCAGCGCCCTTAGCTTTAAACGGCAACCGCTTTGTTACTTTTTGCATTATGGTACGTACTACGCCATGGGAGGTATCCAGAGATGTAAAGCTGCACCCGCGCGATGAAGCCAACTGGCATACCCTGGCCGGCGTTAAGGCTATGCGTGAAGCTTTTGCCAAAAACAATCCCGATGGGCGGCTCACCTGGGGGTTTACCCTGAACGCGCTGGAAGATAAACGTAAAAACTATGCCGAAATTCGCGCCTATACCGTAGAGTGCCAGCAAAAATATGGCGACGAGGTATCTTATTTCCCCGGTTACTTCCCGGCCATGTACCTGCCACGTGAAAGGATCAATAAAGAGATGACCGAGGCCATCCAGATCATTACCAACTTTGTAGGCAAGGGCTACCGGCCGCAAGCTATCATGGGTGGTTTTTTGTCTGCCGATAATTTAAAATACCTAGCCGTGCATGAAAACATCCACGCGGCACACGCCGTTATCTGGAGCCAGTTTAATATTGACGGCGGAGGTGCCGACGGTTCGCCCTCGTACCCCTTTTATCCTTCAACAGAACATTTTTGCAAGCCGGCGCAGGGCAGTACAGATTTTATCGATTGTGTAAACCTGGATGGCTGGACCATGGATTTTATTTGCGCCCGTCGCAGCGGAGCCATAGGTCAAAAAATTGACGGCTATAATAGTCGCCGTGGCGTAGGCCCGCTGGAAACGTATGTGGGCTGGGGACTGGATTTGGGGCACCGCGAAGTAATGCACACACAGTCTGTTCATTTTGATAGAGGCTTCGAGTTAAACAAATTTGGCTGGGTAACCAATATATGGGAGGCTCAACTGGTTTACGAGATGGGCAAAGATTTAATTTGCAACGCACTTGAAATGTGGGTAACCGATACCAAAAAACGCTGGCCCGATACCCATTTTATAACCTTTGGCGAGTATGGCAACATTTGGCGAAACCAAAATAAAAACAACAACCAGCTAAACTACCGTTTTGAAGAACGTGGCTCGGGCCTGGGCGACTCCTACAACAACCTGGAAATTAAATGGTATATGAATAAGGAGTTCAGGCTGGCTACCCTGCGCGACTGGCACCTAAACACCGCGCCCAAAGTAATCGACTTTACCCGCTACGATTTAAAAGCCACCGAACCCGCCGACCCAAGTCCCGCACATCCCGTAAAAAACTGGAGCCTCATCAACGTATTAAACCAAAAAGACACCCGCCCGCAGGATGCACCCAAATTGGTTAAGGGGCTTGATAAACCATCGCAGGATTTAATAGCCAGGTATTATCCCGAGGTTATGGTTTAA
- a CDS encoding aspartyl protease family protein encodes MLLKLFHKLKHFRSLWLSCLLAFCFTAAHAQYFDLDARKKKVTIPFKLVRNLMVIKLSINNRGPFNFILDTGVGLMIITDPKLADSISIPNKRTLKIPGLGEGADAEAYVTSALKIDIPGLVSYDVAAAILKKDLFSLSGYAGMPIHGLIGYEFFNNLAVKIDFQDSTVTVSRPKDLKVFRKGTQVPITIEDRKPYVESNVILQGGRAVKSKLIIDLGAGHPISLEKIIPIYGLPQKFIASANLGIGLNGPINGFIARLESLEIGKFKIKGIISSFPDDGNNQSRLSVPRDGNLGIGVLKRFSVIFDYTGNSMYLKPNMNFKEPFEHDMSGIEYYAAGANLDRIIINRVEPGSAGDEIGLERDDEIVAINFKPVSKMSLEEIDALFRSRNDRSLLLDVFHDKKLDKVVLTLKRRI; translated from the coding sequence TTGTTACTTAAGCTATTTCATAAACTAAAGCATTTCCGGTCGTTGTGGCTCTCGTGCCTGCTGGCATTTTGTTTCACGGCAGCCCATGCGCAGTACTTTGATTTAGATGCCCGCAAAAAAAAAGTAACCATACCCTTTAAGCTGGTGCGTAACCTTATGGTTATTAAATTAAGCATCAATAACAGGGGGCCGTTTAACTTTATTTTAGATACAGGCGTTGGCCTCATGATTATCACCGACCCCAAGTTGGCCGATTCTATAAGCATCCCCAATAAACGTACGTTAAAAATACCCGGGCTTGGCGAAGGTGCTGATGCCGAAGCTTATGTAACCTCGGCCTTAAAGATAGATATTCCGGGGCTGGTAAGTTATGATGTGGCAGCGGCTATATTAAAAAAAGATCTTTTTAGTTTGTCGGGTTATGCGGGTATGCCTATACATGGGCTTATAGGCTACGAGTTTTTTAACAACCTGGCAGTAAAAATAGATTTTCAGGACAGCACGGTAACTGTTAGCCGCCCCAAAGACCTTAAAGTTTTCAGGAAAGGCACGCAGGTACCCATAACCATTGAAGACAGGAAGCCCTATGTAGAAAGCAACGTGATACTGCAGGGTGGCCGTGCGGTAAAAAGCAAACTGATTATTGATCTGGGGGCCGGGCACCCCATATCGCTCGAAAAAATTATACCTATTTATGGGCTGCCGCAAAAATTTATCGCGTCGGCCAATCTCGGTATTGGGTTAAACGGGCCCATTAATGGCTTTATTGCCCGCCTGGAATCGCTGGAGATAGGTAAGTTTAAAATAAAAGGCATTATATCATCCTTTCCCGACGATGGCAATAACCAATCACGGCTTTCGGTACCCAGGGACGGTAACCTGGGCATTGGTGTGCTTAAACGGTTTTCGGTCATATTCGATTATACCGGAAATTCGATGTATTTGAAACCTAATATGAATTTTAAAGAGCCTTTTGAGCACGATATGAGCGGTATTGAATACTATGCAGCCGGAGCCAATTTGGATAGGATAATTATAAACCGCGTGGAACCCGGATCTGCCGGCGATGAAATAGGATTGGAACGGGATGACGAGATTGTGGCCATTAACTTTAAGCCGGTTTCTAAAATGAGCCTTGAAGAAATTGACGCATTATTCCGATCGAGGAACGACAGGAGCCTTTTGCTGGATGTTTTTCATGATAAAAAGCTGGATAAGGTAGTGCTTACCTTAAAACGCAGAATTTGA